In Streptomyces canus, one DNA window encodes the following:
- a CDS encoding hydrogenase expression protein HypE, translating into MTEATPDTVGAADASGAPADETPTIHILWINAGLSCDGDSVALTAAMQPSIEEIVLGVLPGLPKIAVHWPLIDFECGPVGGSDTFIEWFFKGERGEIDPFVLVVEGSIPNESIKPEGYWCGFGDNPETGQPITTSEWIDRLAPKALAVVAIGTCATYGGIHAMAGNPTGAMGVPDYLGWDWKSHAGIPIVCVPGCPIQPDNFSETLTYLLYQATGAAPMIPLDDKLRPTWLFGATVHEGCDRAGYYEQGQFALSYDSPTCLVKLGCWGPVVKCNVPKRGWMNGIGGCPNVGGICIACTMPGFPDKFMPFMDEPPGAKVSSGASGAYGAVVRKLRSITAKTVDKEPKWRRTGDKITTGYRPPW; encoded by the coding sequence ATGACTGAGGCGACGCCGGACACGGTCGGCGCTGCGGACGCAAGCGGTGCGCCCGCCGACGAGACACCCACGATCCACATTCTCTGGATCAACGCGGGCCTGAGCTGCGACGGTGACTCGGTCGCGTTGACGGCGGCCATGCAGCCCAGCATCGAGGAGATCGTGCTCGGTGTGCTGCCGGGCCTTCCGAAGATCGCCGTCCACTGGCCGCTCATCGACTTCGAGTGCGGTCCGGTCGGCGGCTCGGACACGTTCATCGAGTGGTTCTTCAAGGGGGAGCGGGGCGAGATCGACCCGTTCGTCCTGGTCGTCGAGGGCTCCATCCCCAACGAGTCGATCAAGCCCGAGGGCTACTGGTGCGGCTTCGGCGACAACCCGGAGACCGGCCAGCCGATCACCACCAGCGAGTGGATCGACCGGCTCGCCCCGAAGGCGCTGGCGGTCGTCGCCATCGGCACCTGCGCCACCTACGGCGGCATCCACGCCATGGCGGGCAACCCGACCGGCGCGATGGGCGTGCCGGACTACCTGGGCTGGGACTGGAAGTCCCACGCGGGCATCCCCATCGTGTGCGTCCCCGGCTGTCCGATCCAGCCGGACAACTTCTCCGAGACGCTCACCTACCTGCTCTACCAGGCGACCGGCGCGGCCCCGATGATCCCGCTGGACGACAAGCTGCGCCCGACGTGGCTGTTCGGGGCCACCGTGCACGAGGGCTGCGACCGCGCGGGCTACTACGAGCAGGGCCAGTTCGCCCTGTCGTACGACTCACCGACGTGCCTGGTCAAGCTCGGCTGCTGGGGCCCGGTCGTCAAGTGCAACGTGCCCAAGCGCGGCTGGATGAACGGCATCGGTGGCTGCCCCAACGTCGGCGGCATCTGCATCGCCTGCACCATGCCCGGTTTCCCCGACAAGTTCATGCCGTTCATGGACGAGCCCCCCGGCGCCAAGGTGTCGAGCGGCGCCAGCGGAGCGTACGGCGCTGTGGTCCGCAAGCTGCGGTCGATCACCGCAAAGACGGTGGACAAGGAGCCCAAGTGGCGCCGCACCGGAGACAAGATCACCACCGGATACCGACCCCCGTGGTGA
- a CDS encoding ricin-type beta-trefoil lectin domain protein: MERKPLLLSIAAALLLILTTAGTSFSSALGAPAPATKSAAAASAGCGKAPTLTSGNHTIQSGGQNRSYILRVPAGYDSNRPYRLIFGFHWRGGTAGDVDSGGTDGYNWSYYGLRRLADNANNSTIFVAPQGNRNGWANPAGQDVAFVDAMVNQIESGLCVDTAQLFSAGFSYGGAMSYALACSRATVFRAVAVYSGANLSGCNGGNQPIAYMGLHGLRDNVLPIQSGRDLRDTFVRANGCTPQNPPEPANGSLTHIITTYSGCRSGYPVTWAAFDGAGHDPGPIDGSTGDGWRTWTSAAVWQFFTQFGSNQQPPPQSGNQKIVGQQSGRCVDINNSTTANGTQAQLWDCNGGSNQRWTYSAGKQLVVYGNKCLGVGQGAGNGTPAAIWDCSGQADQQWNINPDGTITAAQSGLCLDASGQGTGNGTKIQLWSCSGGANQHWRLET; the protein is encoded by the coding sequence ATGGAACGCAAACCGCTCTTATTGTCCATCGCGGCCGCACTGCTTCTCATCCTGACCACCGCGGGCACCTCGTTCAGCAGCGCCCTCGGCGCACCCGCGCCGGCCACGAAGTCCGCCGCCGCGGCGAGCGCCGGATGCGGCAAGGCCCCGACGCTGACCAGCGGCAACCACACGATTCAGAGCGGCGGCCAGAACCGCAGTTACATCCTGCGGGTCCCGGCCGGCTACGACAGCAACCGCCCCTACCGGCTGATCTTCGGTTTCCACTGGCGAGGCGGCACGGCGGGTGACGTCGACTCGGGCGGAACGGACGGATACAACTGGTCCTACTACGGCCTCAGGCGCCTGGCGGACAACGCGAACAACAGCACGATCTTCGTGGCCCCCCAGGGCAACCGCAACGGCTGGGCCAACCCCGCCGGCCAGGACGTGGCCTTCGTCGACGCCATGGTCAACCAGATCGAATCAGGCCTGTGTGTCGACACCGCCCAACTGTTCTCCGCCGGCTTCAGCTACGGCGGCGCCATGTCGTACGCCCTCGCCTGCTCCCGGGCAACGGTCTTCCGGGCGGTCGCGGTCTACTCCGGCGCGAACCTCAGTGGGTGCAACGGCGGCAACCAGCCCATCGCCTACATGGGACTGCACGGCCTCAGGGACAACGTGCTGCCCATCCAGTCGGGACGAGACCTGCGCGACACCTTCGTTCGGGCGAACGGCTGCACCCCGCAGAACCCGCCCGAGCCGGCCAACGGAAGCCTGACGCACATCATCACCACCTACTCCGGATGCAGGTCCGGATACCCCGTCACCTGGGCCGCGTTCGACGGAGCGGGCCACGACCCCGGTCCCATCGACGGTTCCACCGGTGACGGCTGGCGCACCTGGACGTCGGCGGCGGTGTGGCAGTTCTTCACCCAGTTCGGCTCGAACCAGCAGCCGCCACCGCAGTCCGGCAACCAGAAGATCGTCGGCCAGCAGTCCGGGCGCTGCGTCGACATCAACAACTCCACCACGGCCAACGGCACACAGGCCCAGCTGTGGGACTGCAACGGCGGCTCCAACCAGCGGTGGACCTACTCCGCCGGAAAGCAGCTGGTTGTCTACGGCAACAAGTGCCTGGGCGTCGGCCAGGGGGCGGGCAACGGCACCCCCGCGGCGATCTGGGACTGCAGCGGACAGGCAGACCAGCAATGGAACATCAACCCCGACGGCACGATCACAGCGGCGCAGTCGGGGCTCTGCCTGGACGCCAGCGGCCAGGGGACCGGCAACGGGACGAAAATCCAGCTGTGGAGTTGCTCGGGCGGCGCGAACCAGCACTGGCGCCTGGAGACCTGA
- a CDS encoding DUF5947 family protein, with the protein MTASPATRAPGLRRFLTERLPQPERCELCAVAVEAGHRHLVDTEKRALVCACPPCALLMEQPGAAAGRFRTVPARYLTDPGHRLDESAWEALQIPVGVAFLFRNAALDRLVALYPSPAGATESELEPATWTDVLGGSRLAELLEPDVEALLLRRTDGRFECHLVPIDICYELVGRMRLLWQGFDGGAEARAALDAFFADVARRVRPLGEVGHP; encoded by the coding sequence ATGACGGCGTCCCCGGCGACGCGCGCGCCCGGACTGCGGAGGTTCCTCACCGAGAGGCTTCCGCAGCCCGAACGGTGTGAGCTGTGCGCCGTGGCGGTGGAGGCGGGCCACCGTCATCTCGTCGACACCGAGAAACGCGCCCTTGTCTGCGCCTGTCCCCCGTGCGCGCTGCTGATGGAGCAGCCGGGCGCCGCCGCGGGCCGCTTCCGTACGGTCCCGGCCCGCTACCTCACCGACCCCGGACACCGCCTCGACGAGAGCGCGTGGGAGGCGCTCCAGATCCCGGTCGGCGTCGCCTTCCTCTTCCGCAACGCGGCGCTCGACCGGCTGGTCGCCCTCTACCCGAGCCCGGCCGGAGCCACCGAGAGCGAACTCGAACCGGCCACGTGGACGGACGTCCTCGGTGGCAGCCGCCTCGCCGAACTGCTCGAACCCGACGTGGAGGCGCTCCTGCTGCGCCGCACCGACGGCCGTTTCGAGTGCCACCTCGTGCCGATCGACATCTGCTACGAACTCGTCGGCCGTATGCGCCTGTTGTGGCAGGGCTTCGACGGTGGGGCCGAGGCCCGCGCCGCGCTGGACGCGTTCTTCGCGGACGTCGCGCGACGCGTCCGGCCCCTGGGCGAGGTGGGTCACCCGTGA
- a CDS encoding nickel-dependent hydrogenase large subunit, which translates to MAPTTKAAGDGSGLVEMAWDPITRIVGSLGIHTKIDFKQKRVAECYSTSSVFRGYSVFMRGKDPRDAHFITSRICGICGDNHATCSVYAQNMAYGVKPPHLGEWIINLGESAEYMFDHNIFQENLVGVDYCEKMVKETNPGVLELAERTEAPHAAEHGYRTIADIMRSLNPLEGEFYREALQVSRYTREMFCLMEGRHVHPSTLYPGGVGTIASVQLFTDYLSRLMRYVEFMKRVVPLHDDLFDFFYEALPGYEEVGRRRVLLGCWGALNDPEYCDFTYANMTDWGRRMFVTPGIIVDGKLVTNDLTEINLGIRILLGSSYYEDWQGQEQFVTHDPLGNPVDPRHPWNQHTIPTPQKRNFDDKYSWVMSPRWFDGKDHLALDTGGGPIARLWSTALSGLVDIGYVKATGQSVVINLPRTMTKPETTFEWKIPKWSNALERNRARTYFQAYSAAVALHFAEKGLAEVRAGRTQTWEKFEVPDESIGVGFTEAVRGVLSHHMVIRDGKIANYHPYPPTPWNASVRDTYGTPGPYEDAVQNTPIFEENTPENFKGIDIMRAVRSFDPCLPCGVHMYVGGGKTVKSMHVPTGLSGLGG; encoded by the coding sequence ATGGCACCGACGACGAAGGCGGCCGGCGACGGCAGCGGCCTGGTGGAGATGGCCTGGGACCCGATCACCCGGATCGTGGGCAGCCTGGGCATCCACACGAAGATCGACTTCAAGCAGAAGCGAGTCGCCGAGTGCTACAGCACCTCGTCGGTCTTCCGCGGCTACAGCGTCTTCATGCGCGGCAAGGACCCCCGCGACGCCCACTTCATCACCAGCCGCATCTGCGGCATCTGCGGCGACAACCACGCCACCTGCTCGGTGTACGCGCAGAACATGGCGTACGGCGTGAAGCCCCCGCACCTCGGTGAGTGGATCATCAACCTCGGCGAGTCCGCGGAGTACATGTTCGACCACAACATCTTCCAGGAGAACCTGGTCGGGGTCGACTACTGCGAGAAGATGGTCAAGGAGACCAACCCCGGCGTCCTCGAACTCGCCGAGCGCACCGAGGCCCCGCACGCCGCGGAGCACGGCTACCGCACGATCGCCGACATCATGCGCTCGCTCAACCCCCTGGAGGGCGAGTTCTACCGCGAGGCCCTCCAGGTCAGCCGCTACACGCGCGAGATGTTCTGCCTGATGGAGGGCCGCCATGTGCACCCCTCCACGCTTTACCCGGGCGGCGTCGGAACCATCGCCTCCGTGCAGCTCTTCACGGACTACCTCAGCCGGCTGATGCGCTACGTGGAGTTCATGAAGCGCGTCGTGCCCCTCCACGACGACCTGTTCGACTTCTTCTACGAGGCGCTGCCCGGGTACGAGGAAGTGGGCCGCCGACGTGTCCTGCTCGGCTGCTGGGGCGCGCTCAACGACCCCGAGTACTGCGACTTCACCTACGCCAACATGACGGACTGGGGCCGGCGCATGTTCGTCACGCCCGGCATCATCGTGGACGGCAAGCTCGTCACCAACGACCTCACCGAGATCAACCTCGGCATCCGCATCCTGCTGGGCAGCTCCTACTACGAGGACTGGCAGGGCCAGGAGCAGTTCGTCACCCATGACCCGCTCGGCAACCCGGTGGACCCGCGCCACCCGTGGAACCAGCACACCATCCCCACCCCGCAGAAGCGGAACTTCGACGACAAGTACAGCTGGGTCATGTCCCCGCGCTGGTTCGACGGCAAGGACCACCTCGCCCTGGACACCGGTGGCGGCCCCATCGCCCGCCTGTGGTCGACCGCCCTGTCCGGTCTCGTCGACATCGGGTACGTCAAGGCCACCGGCCAGAGCGTGGTCATCAACCTGCCCCGCACCATGACCAAGCCGGAGACCACCTTCGAGTGGAAGATCCCGAAGTGGTCCAACGCGCTGGAGCGCAACCGCGCCCGCACGTACTTCCAGGCCTACTCCGCCGCCGTCGCCCTGCACTTCGCGGAGAAGGGACTGGCGGAGGTCCGCGCCGGACGCACCCAGACCTGGGAGAAGTTCGAGGTTCCGGACGAGAGCATCGGCGTCGGCTTCACCGAGGCGGTCCGCGGTGTCCTCTCCCACCACATGGTGATCCGGGACGGCAAGATCGCCAACTACCACCCATACCCCCCGACCCCCTGGAACGCCAGCGTCCGGGACACCTACGGCACGCCCGGCCCGTACGAGGACGCCGTGCAGAACACACCCATCTTCGAGGAGAACACCCCGGAGAACTTCAAGGGCATCGACATCATGCGCGCCGTCCGCAGCTTCGACCCCTGTCTGCCCTGTGGCGTCCACATGTACGTCGGGGGCGGCAAGACGGTGAAGTCGATGCACGTGCCCACCGGCCTGAGCGGACTGGGCGGATGA
- a CDS encoding DUF6400 family protein — protein sequence MSSHGRALPGEPHEPAATVDLDVDLSSHELLRRAHVLDALGPDWDPVAALRGEEAAYELLYSGLSAEQQRVYDELVSAGVLPRRGGGDVAA from the coding sequence ATGTCCTCCCATGGCCGCGCCCTTCCAGGCGAACCGCACGAACCCGCCGCGACGGTGGACCTGGACGTCGACCTGAGCTCACATGAACTGCTCCGGCGCGCTCATGTCCTGGACGCTCTCGGTCCCGACTGGGACCCCGTCGCCGCGCTGCGCGGCGAGGAAGCCGCGTATGAGCTGCTGTATTCCGGCCTCAGCGCGGAGCAACAGCGCGTGTACGACGAGCTGGTCTCGGCCGGTGTACTGCCGCGGAGAGGCGGCGGCGATGTTGCCGCTTGA
- a CDS encoding hydrogenase maturation protein, with the protein MHILLLASAFNSLTQRVHAELRDRGHTVAVELALPGSPLPEAVRRHAPQLVVAPMLKTAIPEEVWTAHTCLIVHPGPVGDRGPSSLDWAIHEGVDQWGVTVLQADAEMDAGDVWACVPCRVPPVPKSELYRGEIADAALEAVMLAVERFAEGIHVPRKQDAARTADARLRPRPYLDQSVRRIDWAEDSTQDVLRKLRAADSQPGVLDVLLGREWYLHGGHPESVLRGRPGELLATRAGAVCRATRDGAVWIPELRPRRAPGQPPTYKLPAVRALGDRLPPLPDHALPPLPEERHRTWTDIRYREDGNVGFLSFSFPGGAMSTEQCRRLLDAYQEACERPTSVLVLGGERDFFSNGIHLGVIEAADDPAAESWANINAIDDLVEAVLTTTDRLVVAAVAGNAAAGGVMLALAADEVWCRSGAVLNPHYRLMGLYGSEYWTHTLPRRVGPATAERLMREALPVSSAAALRLGLVDRLVDCGPDGFAAEIGSLAARLASLPATASRITAKKTELDRLESVTPLAGFREQELARMRRTFDDPDAPYHSLRRSFVHKERPTCTPPHLGPAQIAPTGPTPSAPDVTGMALHGVSSRPIG; encoded by the coding sequence GTGCACATCCTGCTCCTAGCCAGTGCGTTCAACAGCCTCACCCAGCGTGTCCACGCGGAGCTGCGCGACCGTGGCCACACCGTGGCGGTGGAACTCGCTCTGCCCGGTAGCCCGTTGCCCGAGGCTGTGCGGCGGCACGCACCGCAGCTCGTCGTGGCGCCGATGCTGAAGACGGCGATTCCCGAGGAGGTGTGGACAGCGCACACCTGCCTCATCGTCCACCCGGGGCCCGTGGGCGACCGCGGACCCTCCTCCCTGGACTGGGCGATTCACGAGGGCGTCGACCAGTGGGGCGTCACCGTCCTGCAGGCCGACGCGGAGATGGACGCCGGTGACGTGTGGGCCTGCGTGCCGTGCAGGGTCCCTCCCGTTCCCAAGAGCGAGCTGTACCGGGGCGAGATCGCCGACGCCGCCCTCGAGGCCGTCATGCTCGCGGTCGAGCGCTTCGCCGAGGGAATCCACGTCCCACGCAAGCAGGACGCGGCACGCACGGCCGACGCCCGTCTGCGCCCCCGCCCCTACCTCGACCAGAGCGTCCGGCGCATCGACTGGGCCGAGGACTCCACGCAGGATGTGCTGCGCAAGCTGAGGGCGGCGGACTCGCAGCCCGGTGTGCTGGACGTCCTGCTCGGCCGTGAGTGGTACCTGCACGGCGGTCATCCCGAGAGCGTGTTGCGCGGACGCCCGGGCGAGCTGCTGGCCACCAGGGCGGGGGCGGTGTGCCGGGCCACCAGGGACGGCGCCGTGTGGATCCCCGAGCTGCGGCCCCGGCGTGCGCCCGGGCAGCCGCCCACGTACAAACTGCCTGCCGTGCGGGCACTGGGCGACCGGCTGCCGCCCCTGCCCGATCACGCCCTGCCCCCGCTGCCCGAGGAGCGGCACCGTACCTGGACGGACATCCGCTACCGGGAGGACGGGAACGTCGGGTTCCTCTCGTTCTCCTTCCCCGGCGGCGCCATGAGCACCGAGCAGTGCCGGCGTCTGCTGGACGCCTACCAGGAGGCGTGCGAGCGGCCCACGTCCGTACTGGTGCTGGGCGGCGAACGCGACTTCTTCTCCAACGGGATCCACCTGGGCGTCATCGAGGCCGCGGACGACCCCGCTGCCGAGTCCTGGGCGAACATCAACGCCATCGACGATCTGGTCGAGGCGGTCCTGACGACGACGGACCGACTGGTGGTCGCGGCGGTCGCGGGCAACGCCGCCGCGGGCGGGGTGATGCTCGCCCTGGCGGCCGACGAGGTGTGGTGCCGCTCGGGCGCCGTACTGAACCCTCACTACCGCCTGATGGGCCTGTACGGCTCGGAGTACTGGACGCACACCCTGCCGCGCAGGGTGGGTCCCGCGACGGCGGAACGGCTCATGCGTGAGGCTCTCCCGGTGAGCTCGGCGGCCGCACTGCGCCTCGGCCTCGTCGACCGGCTGGTCGACTGCGGTCCGGACGGGTTCGCGGCGGAGATCGGCAGCCTGGCGGCCCGGCTGGCGTCACTGCCGGCGACGGCGTCGCGGATCACCGCGAAGAAGACGGAGCTGGACCGGCTGGAGAGCGTGACCCCGCTGGCCGGCTTCCGTGAGCAGGAGCTGGCCCGGATGCGCCGGACCTTCGACGACCCGGACGCCCCGTACCACTCGCTGCGTCGATCCTTCGTCCACAAGGAGCGGCCGACGTGCACCCCGCCGCACCTCGGTCCCGCCCAGATCGCGCCAACCGGTCCGACCCCCTCCGCCCCGGATGTCACCGGAATGGCCCTGCATGGCGTCTCGTCACGGCCGATCGGCTGA